ACCACTATTCTCAACGAATAATATCGGAAGAGATAACGCTATAGCTAGACATGGAATCCATGGAGTCTATAGGCTTTACACCATCAATGCTCCTGGAAGGTTACTAAGAACCGGGACCAACACTATTTATCTACGTCAAGCTAAAGCCACGGGACCTTTCGAAGGTCTTATGTATGACTACATTCGTCTCGAAGCGCCTTCCAGAGCTTAGATTCACACACTAGttcatatttagtttttattaatttattttacagaATTGTTCGGagattatattttgtatatatttttgagatttACTGATTatgcattattttttttttctttctaaataaTGAAATTGTTATGGTTTATGCATCAAGAGATTTATAAGTGGtcaactttttatatatttattgaagCATGAATAAGAAAATACCACCAGCAACCGATACATTAAGAGATTCAAACTCACTTTCCATGGGAATGCTCACAAGCTCACACACTTGTCGTGATTGCTCAGACAAACCTTGCCCTTCACTACCTAAGATCAAGCATAAAGGCTTGTCTGCTAAAGATTGAGTAAACTCTAAGGAAAGTTTGGAGACTGGTTTCTTAGTAGCACTTGCTGGATGGCCAGCCAATAGCTTCATCTGAAACCCACGTTGTAGAAGCTGAAGGTGGTTCCAGTTACCAGAAACTAATGGGAGTTGAAAGGAAGCACCTCGGCTTGCTCGCAGAGCTTTGTCGTTGAATGGATCACAACAACCCGGAAGCAGAAATGCTCCATCCTATTCAAAAAACATTATCACAAAGATATAATGATGATTATCATTAGCAGACTTGAGAAGATAAGGCTGATCGTTTGTTACCCAATTAAAAGCCATAGCTGATCTGATTAACGTGCCAAGGTTCCCAGGGTCCTGCAACATACAAATGATCATTATTACGAGGTATCAGAACAATCTAAGCAAGGGGAGATAGCTAAAACCTGTATGTTGTCAAGAACAAGAACTCGGTGAGCAGAAGGGAACCACTTGTCACAATCTCTTGTTATGAtcatgtcttcatcatcatcttcaagatCGATGAAGCTGCTAGGGATTCTCATCAAGGCAACGGCTTCAACAGATTCAGTAGACTGCACTCCAGAGAGTTTCTTCATCACTAAAGAACTAACTCGAACAACGCGTATACTTAGACTCTCTAACCCAAGTGGAATCTGAGCTTCCTCGTGGAGAAGAAGACAGTCAATCTCAGTGGCGACTCCTTGCTTGTTCGTTAGGAACAAACATACTTCCCTGCCGTCAAAGTCATCTCCTTTAAATTCaatcaaacaataaaaagagaaaaggaGATTACTTTCTTCAACTACCTGATTGGGATAGCTCCGACGACGAGAACAGAGCCGTGAGCGCGGCGGTAAGAGGCGATTTGGCGGAGCTTCGAGCAGTGTTTGACAAAAGGGTTTGAAGTGCTGGTGATGGAATCCACGTGAGACGGTAACGTAACCCTCGTCGCCGGAGATTTGTCTGTGAGATCATCGGGATGGTTT
The nucleotide sequence above comes from Raphanus sativus cultivar WK10039 unplaced genomic scaffold, ASM80110v3 Scaffold0537, whole genome shotgun sequence. Encoded proteins:
- the LOC108839884 gene encoding uncharacterized protein LOC108839884, translating into MHCGCAFATPALSPRLPFEIKTSLPKLRASSAHIQINHPDDLTDKSPATRVTLPSHVDSITSTSNPFVKHCSKLRQIASYRRAHGSVLVVGAIPIREVCLFLTNKQGVATEIDCLLLHEEAQIPLGLESLSIRVVRVSSLVMKKLSGVQSTESVEAVALMRIPSSFIDLEDDDEDMIITRDCDKWFPSAHRVLVLDNIQDPGNLGTLIRSAMAFNWDGAFLLPGCCDPFNDKALRASRGASFQLPLVSGNWNHLQLLQRGFQMKLLAGHPASATKKPVSKLSLEFTQSLADKPLCLILGSEGQGLSEQSRQVCELVSIPMESEFESLNVSVAGGIFLFMLQ